From the Lysinibacillus fusiformis genome, the window CAGTCACGTTTTGTTTATAGGAAAACTAGTTATTGAATACATATGAAAAGTATGGTACATTTTGGTCAACTAAATACAAGATTGCAGGGGGACTCGCAAGAGTTGAGAAGGTAAAACCTGACCCTTTGAACCTGTTAGTTAATACTGACGTAGGGAGCAATAGACATCGTTTTTTACAGATGAAAGGCTCTTTTTCGTGCATTTTTACACAAAAAGAGCCTTTTTTGCATGCTTACGTCCATCCACAGAGGAGGACTACAATGATATTTCAAACAATTCGTCAAAAGCAACCACTCGTCCATTGCATCACCAATTATGTAGTGGCAAATTTTCAAGCAAATGGTTTATTAGCAATAGGTGCCTCACCGGTAATGGCTGATGACAGCCAAGAGGTAGAGGAAATGGTAGCGATTGCTCAAGCACTATTAATTAATATTGGAACGCTTAATGATCGTACAAAAAGCGCCATGCTATTAGCAGGTAAAAAAGCGAATGCACTTGGTATTCCTGTTATTTTAGATCCTGTTGGCGTTGGAGCCACAACTTATCGTAAGGAAACCGTCAAACATTTACTTGAGAACATACAATTTGCTGTGATTCGCTGTAATCTCGGCGAGCTTGCTGCAATAGCCGGTGTAGATTGGCAACAAAAGGGGGTCGATAGTGGTCATGGCTCCATCGCTATGGAAGCAGAAGCCACATTATTGGCTCAACGCTATCAATGCATAGTTATTGTAACGGGGGAACGTGATTTTATAACTGATGGTAAGCATAGCCAATGGATTGCTGGTGGTCATCCACAAATGACGGAAGTAACGGGTACAGGTTGTTTACTAAGCGCAATTTGCGGTGCTGCCTATCGTGTTGGACCTAACCCTTACCAGCAATTAACAGAAACACTTACTTACTATAAAAAAGCAGGTGTACTAGCATCAGCATTTACTGCAGATATCGGTGATTTTCAAATCGCCTTACTTAATGCTATACATCGTTTGTCAAAGGATGGTGAAGCTTCATGCATATTGTAACGACGATTGCTGGCTCAGATAGCGGAGGCGGTGCTGGTATACAGGCTGATTTAAAAACATTTCAGGAATTAAAAGTGTTTGGCACTTCTGTCATTACAGCATTAACTGCACAAAATACATTGGGTGTAACAGGTGTTTACCCAATTGACGTTTCCTTTATAAAAAAACAATTCGAGGCCTTAGTAGAAGATTTTTCAATAACTGCGATTAAAACAGGAATGCTTTATTC encodes:
- the thiM gene encoding hydroxyethylthiazole kinase, whose amino-acid sequence is MIFQTIRQKQPLVHCITNYVVANFQANGLLAIGASPVMADDSQEVEEMVAIAQALLINIGTLNDRTKSAMLLAGKKANALGIPVILDPVGVGATTYRKETVKHLLENIQFAVIRCNLGELAAIAGVDWQQKGVDSGHGSIAMEAEATLLAQRYQCIVIVTGERDFITDGKHSQWIAGGHPQMTEVTGTGCLLSAICGAAYRVGPNPYQQLTETLTYYKKAGVLASAFTADIGDFQIALLNAIHRLSKDGEASCIL